In Prionailurus viverrinus isolate Anna chromosome D1, UM_Priviv_1.0, whole genome shotgun sequence, the DNA window TTGGCGTCTCAAGGCCCTCCTGACCTTGACCTAGGCAGTCTCAGCTTTTCTCATCTACCAAATAGGGCTGACACCCCTCACGGATTGGTTGtgagaaaaatggatgaaagctTTAAGCCACACAAAAGCTGTTACCATGGACAGCGCTGGTCTCACGTCGATCTGTCCAGCTAGCGGTAACCACTTGCCTGGGGCCAGTTCTGGTTTAGGGCGAAAAAGGActaatttttcttggttttggtaCCTGTTGGCAAGATTCAAGTTTCTTGACTCAAGATCTAATACCAGTCCCTTCCTCGGTAACCTTCAGTCCTGCCTATTGTTAGCAACTGGATATAGACACTTCGACCTGCAGTAGAGTGCTTCCCACCCTCAACCTCAGCCGGCCTTCCAGCCTCgtttccctcccccactgccagcTCTGATGGGAAGCCTGGGGCCACAGATGGGATGGGGGCCACAGAgagtccccatctctctgcctttctcacaggcttccctccccagcccaaTTCTACCGGCTGattcttcttccatccctctATGTCCCATCCTAAATCTCATCCCTTGCAAACCCTTCCCAAATTTCTTATGCCtgctaaagcattttttttttttttttacatttcttcttcttttcacttccttttctcttaGAGACTACTCAGCTACCAACGATCATTGCTTTACTTCCTCTGCTTCTGGCCTACTTCCGTGTAAAAGCCTGAGGACAGGGGATGTGCTTTGTTGCTACCAAAATTCCCAGCCTAGAGCACCCTGCCTACTTATTGAATGCAATGGTCTAGGCCACTGGCTTCTAGTAGGTAACAGTGGCTTTCAGACTGTTCCAAAAAATGCTAAGGATACCTCAGTGGGTTCATAACTGATTGATTCAAATCTTAAGTTTAAgaacttcagggcacctgggtggctcagttaggtgtcagacttctgctcgggtcatgtcacagttcatgagttcaagccccacatcaggctccatgctgacagtacagagcctgctttggattctctctgtccttcccccacttgcacacactctttcgctctcaaaaaaaaaaaaaaaaaaaaaaaaaaagcttaacttCAAAACACACGCTCAAGTGATATAGAAGATCCGTTATGGaagctatcaaaaaaaaaaaaaaaaaaaaaaaaaaagctggctgCAAAGAAGGAAACTCGTTTTTGTGCATGTAGACAAGTCCCGAGGAAGGTGGCAGTGGGGGCCGAGCTCATGCACACTGTACCTACAGGAACGAATGCCAGGCAAGCAAGGCTGAGTGAGGGGTCTCTCTGCTCATGTGCATTATCCATGCACAAAGCTTTCACATGTCCCATCGTagtattttcttctgtgattCTTTTATATTTAGACTCAAGCTCCTGAACCCGTGTAAAGTATCTGAAATCCCAAGATCAACTCTTAGAAACCTGTCACCATGTGCATATACAAGTCTCGCAGAATTTCCTTCAAACCAACCAAAATACAGAAACAGGATGCTGAACCCGACTCTAACCCAAGTTTTGTATTAACTGGAACAACTCTGTCCTTTACAACAAGGAATAGTTGTAACACAAATATACGTTAAAGAGTTAGAACAGAGTACTTGATTTTTTATATATGCTTCACATACAAGGGTTCAGCAAAAACTTTAATTTGAGATTAAATAAAAACCACTGTCCTAGGGAAGAAGTTTTAGGATGAAATGACCTTCTGAACCGGGAAAGGGAGTCAGGAGATAAACCATCCAGCAGGGAGTTCTGTGTAAAAACGTTTATTTGTACTAATGTTTAGAATACaggaactaaagaaagaaaagacacctCAACTCCAAAGCGACAGTGAATTAGGGCCTGCCCACAGCCAAGGGGAAGGCCACTCCAGGGTGTCCTGGCATGGACTGTCCCCCCCACTACTTCATGTCAGTGTCACCAGGCAAAAAACTGAGGAATCAGGGTGTGAAGACCTTACCAGCCGCTAGCGAGCGTGCAAGGGAAGAAAGGGATGTCTGTGTGGCTTCCCTGTGACCCAGGAGCCAGGATACACAGAGCAGGAGGCAGAGGCTCCCAATTCAGTTAAGGGCAGGAGCTGAATGTCCAGGTCCAGGAAGAACAAAAAGGGGATTTCGGAGGTAGGCTTTTTCATCGAGTTAAAAAACAGGCACATTATCCAACGTCTCCCTGTGGCCCCCAAGCTGCTGGCCTGGCCCCCtgattcttcccctctccccacaaaaCCAAAGGGAATaaggagaggaggcagaagacaggaaattccaagggcgGGGAATGCTTCGGTCGTTAGAGACCGCCTGCGAGCGAGCCAGGTGAGCACAAGGAAGAATCAGGTGAAGCTGCTACTccccctggggtggggtggagtgagTGGGACAGGACAGAACAAGGAGGGTGACCAAGAGCATCCTGGCTCAGGCAAAGGATCCTGGGTAGCAGGAAGAGAGGGCTGCAGAGAGCCATTCTCGGGGAAGGAGGCAGCGAGGCTAAGCGGCACAACAGGCCCGGAAAGCTCCGTGCAAGCGCTGCCCCAGCTCGCTCAGCTGCTCACTCCCAGCCGCTCTTGGCAAAGAGACCCTGGTCTGCTCACCTCCAGGGGACGGGAACACCCTGGGGACCAGAgtggaggcagagcagagagaaaagcgAGCTGCTCTCCTACTCTTTCTCAGAGGACACTGTTTGAACCCTGTGATCACCAGGGCCGGGGCCCAAGGCAGGCAGAGTGAATGCACGTCACGGAGAGCAGTGAGAAGCCGGGCCGCAGGCATGCCTCGGGGCAGTGTGCTGCTCCGTTCTCCCTGAGGGCCTAGGGCCAGGGGCGGCCAGAGCTGCCACCCCAGCTTGCTGCTGCCAAAGGCAGATTGGCACGACCACCCGAGGTTCTCTGGACTtgtgaaagaggaggaggggagaggtgggcatgaaaaacaagagaggaggagagaaacagCCCTAGAtgcacgggggtgggggaggggagcggggatgGGGGCACATCAAGAGGAGTTCTGGTTCTGGTAGATGGAAGCTTTCTCCTTCAACAGGTCCAGACACAAGTGGCAGCTCCAACTtcctgcagagaaacagaaagggtCAGGACGGGGCCCACACGGCCCTGGCGTGTtgcccctccactccccacctctccttccaGCAGCAGGACCAGCTACAGGTAGGATGAGAGATGTTCTGCCGCAGCGAACTCCGTTACCCTGAGCTAAAAGAAACCTCTAGGGCTTCAAGTACCATGAGAAATAATTCTCGGGGCTGAAAGaaagaatcacctggaggactATTTCCAAATGTAGACTCCTAGGCCCTCTTGGCcctattaaatcagaatctctaggagGGCCTGGGAGGACAGAATTTTTCAAGCATCTCAGCTTTAGACTTGTGATTACAGAAGAACCAGACTTGGTTCTCATGGCCCCAAAGGTCAGAGCGGAGATCACGAACAGAGGCTCTAGAGAAACCAAGTTTGATTCCACAGTAAGCCAGCTTTCTGTGAAATCCACAGAAAGAGGAGACGGGCTTGCCACCGTCACTGGCGTTTGAGGAGAGTCTGAGGAccgaagagaggaaaaggggcaaACTGTGATGACCCAACTTGCTATTATCTATTTCAccgaaaaactggaaaaaatgtcCCTTGTCAGAAAAATAACTGCTTCATACTTtgcttattaatatttattacgGTTGCATTCTTGTTTTGGtttctagaaagaaaatgagCCCTTAATGCCTCAAAATCATAAATGTAATTGTACACATGTGGATGTGTACACGGGAGAGAATCCACACCTTTTATAAACTCTTCGGCAATCTAGGACTCTCAAAATGGAAGAAGGTCCTTTCTAACTGAAAGGTCAATACCACAGGGGCCGGCAGGCTTCTCTGTAAACAGCCAGCCAGAGCgttaaatattttaggctttgtgagccaCATATAGTCTCGGTcccatgttcttctttttttaaaatctcctttaaaaatgtaaaaaccattcttagctcgtGAGCTGTATACACTAGCTGCGGCTGGATCTGGCTTACGGGCTGCAGTTTGCTGACACCCGACTTAGAGCCTAGACCGCCTCACGGCTTCTAGAGAGTTCTCCCTCAGCTGCCTGCAGCTCTTCACTACCTCAGCATCTGAAAGTACTTCACTAGGAAGGCCCTTGTACAGTTCATGTCGAATTTCGTCCGTAAATTAATATTTTacggttaaaaaaaataaaccacaaaacaCATGACTTTTCCCCAAAGTAGATACATAAAGTGGGCATGACCGAGGACACCAGCTGTGTGCTCCCCTGCAGCTGCCAAAGGACTCTCACACTTCGCTAGTGTCTCCTTCCCTAGGGGGGTGACAGCAGTCTGACCTCTGTTACAAGTCAGCTTAACCACACAGTGGGTCACTCGCTCTTGTCTGTAATGCTGGCCCACATCCTCTGTGCACAGTGAAAACCAGACACTCACATCCTCCCGAGCCAGCTCCCGAATTTCTATAAAGGAGGAGTCTGGGCACACAGATCTGGCTGGAGGGGGACTTCAGAGACGCTGCCACTTTTTGGTGCCACCACGGGTTCGGCTGAAGAGCTTCCACAGACTCAGAGCATCATTAAGCAAACTACTGGAGGGGCAGAGTGACCCATTCAGGCTCCAGGTTTAACAGTTTTCTAGACCGGTCAAGGGAAGAGAGATGCCGTGGACACTCAAACCTGTCAAGTTCAAAGAGCTGACACCAAAGCCTCACATCAGACAAACTACAAACGGAGTTTCCTGGACCAGctggaggaaaacaaaccacTCCTTCTGGTAACTGTTTTCTGCTcagcatttgttttctcttgggcTGGGGATTTTCTGCGTTTCTAAATGTATCCAGTGATAATGTGCACACATTAAACCCTTGAAGTTGAAATGCTAGGAAAGCATTCTGAGTGAAGGCAAAGTATCTATTCCCTGAGAAGAACAGGTCACCGAGAAGAGAACTCACTTATTGCACGAGTGGTCTTCCAAGTGACTAATGAGAACTGTTCCAAGCAACCTACCTTCAGGAGGCTCAGACATGGATGGGGTGAGACAGTACATATGGTAGCCACGATCACAGTCGTCGCAGAAGAGCAGCTGGTCCTAGAGAAGGCAAGACGGAAGAGGAAGGGGCAGGTGAGTGACTAGTGGGCCTGTCAGGCCACTGGGGGCGGGTAGGGATGGGAGCTTCTGTAGACACCGCTGCTACTTccaagaggggtgggggaggtggcaggTAAGAACAGACTCGGGAATTTCTGGATAGAAAATGgctgtcctggggcacctgcatggctcagtcaattaggcatcAGActcagtttgggctcaggtcatggcctcatggtttcgtgagtttgagccccgagtcaggttccgtactgacagtgcggagcctgcttgggattttctctctctgtccctcccacactcgcgctgtctcagtctctctcaaaataaacaaacaaggaggacgaaagggaaggaaaggaaagaaaatggctaTCCTCCACTCAGACTGAGTGAGTCACTGTCATTCCACCTGAATCCTCCCAGCTTCCTAACTCAGCTCCTGGCCTCCACTCTCGTCCCCTATGTTCTATTCTTCACAGACTAAAGTATCTTCTAAAAATGTTAGACAGGGCACATCACTCCGAGTAAACCCTCAGACCTGGTGGAGCGCCTTCCGCGCTCCCCACCCACTGTGCTCCCACTGCAGGAAGGCCCCAGCTGGCCACGCTGCCTCAGTACACTTGGCTCGTCTGCCTTAAGTCCTCTGCACGTGGTGCCCCACCCCTGGCCACGCTGTACCCGCAAACCTTCTTGGACCGGCTCCTCTGCATCAGCCAAATCTCAACACCAACGTCACCTCCTCGGCAAGGCCGGCTCTGACCACCTACACGCATTACCCAGGGACTCTGCCACACCACCGCTTCCACTCTCTTCACGGCCTGTCGCCAAAGTGTCACTCATCTCCTTGCGCACCGCTTGTTCCCGGGAGGGGACAGATCCCATGAAGGGAGTGGCCTCGTGGGTCTTgtgtcctcagtgcctagaacggCAGCTGACACGAAGCTGGCGCTCAAGGAGCACCTGCCGAGCAAGGGACCCCAAGTTCTCactggggtgctggggagggtCTTGCTTCCCGCTCACAGGGAGCTCCCGCACAAGGGCCGCGGGTGGCCGGAGCCAGGCGTGCGGGGTGGGGACACGCACATCGTTCTCGGAGGTGCCGCAGATGTTGCAGCACTTGCACTCGATGCACTGCCAGCGGTAGGTCTTCACGGCCGCCATCATCACCGGGGTGAACTGCAGGCAAGACGGGTGCcctgtggagggtgggggagcaggTGACAACAGGCAGCTGTGGGGGGGTGCGGTGGCGCAGGGGGCGGGTTGCCCGGGGCTCCCCGGGGGGGGGCCGCCCGCGGCCCTGGGCTGGAGGTACCTGAGCGGCCACAGTCGGAGCAGGACACCAGCTCCTCGGGCTGCCCTGTCTTCTTGTTGATCTTGGAATCCCCCAGGCAGAAGTCGCAGTAGTTGTTGGGCAGGGCCAACCCGTCGGGACCCTTCTTGGCTACAGAGAAAGAACTCTGACGACACCCACCGGGGCCTCTGAGCACCCCGCATCCCTGCAAGGAGGGCTCTTCATAGGCCGACTCCCGCTCGCCCCACCTCCGACGCTCAGCTTACATTTCTGCTCCTCCGACCTCTGGGAAACCGGGGTGGGTGGCTGTGAGTCTTCCTTGTCCTCACCCTCCTCCTCAGCCAAGTGGGAGTGGGCGTAGTGGTAACTGAGGCCTGGTCGGTTCTTGTAACGTTTTCCACAGACTGAGTGGGGAGAAGATTGCAGAGAAAGGTGTTAGGATCCGAGAGTGCCACATCCCCGCCCCTCCAAGTCGTGGGGCTCCACCTGAGGCAGAGGCAACCACCCTGCCCCCGTCGGCTCTGTCTGAGACAGGCCTTCAGTGATGGCCGCCTCCCCTCGGCTAGGAGCGTCAGGCCCCGGGGCTCTCCAGCTTCCGTAGCCCTTCCCCGTTAACCCCCAGCCCGTGGCCACCTCTGCTCTTCCACACCGGCTGTCTGGGAGGCTGAACCCTGGCCCCATTACCACTTGCCCTGGCAACAGTCTGGGGAGCTCCGggtcaggaagggaagggaatttcTATACTCTTGCAATATGGCAAGAAGGAATAAAGGTTAAGGAAGAGACGCCAAACTTTTTTTTACCTCTCAGTCCACGTGGGAAGCTCAAGCTACCCGTGAATCCCACAGAGCTCGTCTCTGCCCAATGAGGATAAAGGAGTGGGGAGTGGATCACTCGGGGATCGCCTACCAACTGAGTCCACTGGGGTATCTGGCCCCCAAGGCAATTCAAAGACACTCTCACATCagtgccctgcccaccccctgccaacCAGCAAAGAAAGCAGATCCCCGCAAGGCATCTTGTACTCTTAAGCAGTGACACCAAAGAGAGCAAGGGGGCCGGCAGGAAGGAATGGGGAGAGGACGGGAGGAGGTGGTGAGACGGTGAGAAACGTTAGCTGACCACCGAGTGTCTGTTctggggaaggggaagcagagggaTCTGTTCGTAGCGGGTTCCTTAGAATGCTTTGAAGCCACCCCATGCAGCGGGGCCGAGCAGCCCTGGAGCCAGTCTGTGGGAGACAAGCAGCGGTAGAGGCAGCTTCCAGGACTGTGAGGAGCGGAGCACAACAGAAAGCCCCCTGCTCCTACCCCATGCCATTCCAGAAATTTTTACACTAGCATCACGGGAGATGAGAAAGGTGGGAGAaacaagggaggagggaaaagggatAGGAAAACCAAAAGTCTGAAAAGTTGAGAGAGCTACCTCTCTGGGGCGCTTTCGAGGTATGCTTTTGTTTGAAACTatctgaaagacagaaagaaaagtcatGAGAAGAAGGCCTTGATACACTTGAGACAGGAGCGGCAGCAGCAGGAGAGCGGAGCGAACGAGAGAGAGACCAGCGGCGATGGCGCTCCCAGGGTGGAGGAACAGAAGTGGGGCGAGTCAGAGAAAAGGGGGAGAGCAGACATTGAAAAACTCAGTGCTGGACTCTGGGGGCCCTGGCTTGACTAGGGCCAGCAGACCTGGACACGGTCTATTGAGAGGCCAATTCTGCCTGCTGAgtgggcccccacccccagtcccccacccccagggacagCAGAGATCTCTCCCAGAGCATGCAGGTCCCACCCATCGTGGAGCAGAGACCGGGGCCTCCAGTCGGCAGGCAGGACAGTGTCGAGGCTTGTTTTACCACTCTGACCAAGAACAATACCCTCCCTTCTCTCGCATCCTGAGCAGGGGCTGGGTCCAAGGCAGGGACTACCCACCCACTCATGAGGCACTCACTGTCACAGGCATAGGGCTTGTCCCGATCCTCCAGGATGGAAGCGTCCAGCTTCTTCCGGGCACTGCCCACACCTTTACCCtgccaaaaagaacaaaaagatgtCTTACCAAGCTGTCTAGGCCTGAGGAGTTAAGCTCTCCAGGAAGTGGCTGCTGACTTCACGAGAGGAGAAATGGCAATGACAAACAATAACGCAGAGGGACTCCGCGGGCTCCCCTGCAGGCAGCACCTTGGCTCCTCACCTTGGACTTCCCCTTGCCCCGACGCTTGGGAGTGTCTTCTTCATAGTCCTCGTCATCAAGGTCATCCAGGAAGTCATCTGGTTCTAGGATCCGCTGAGTGGACAGGAGGATTAGGATGGGCAGATACAAAGTACACTCAAAAGCTCCCCCACGACAGGACTGGCCAGGCCACCCACAACCTCCTCGGTCAGCTGGCCCCTCTGCTCCGGCCTCGTTCCTTACTGCGGCCCTTCAACGCCCTACCGCCCCAGTCCTTCTCTGTTCGATGCCGTGGGCTTTCCTTCCCTTTCGTGTTGTTCTCCTGGAGTGCCTTCCCCACCATCAACAAGGGACCGAATCAAATGCCATGTTTTCAGAAAGTCTTCCCTGGTACCCCAAGTAGCCATGTCCTCTCCTGCCTCTGATCTGCTGCCCTAGGGGCACACCAACAACGGTTCCCTTCCCTCTGACATCCCGcttgctagattttttttttagtttaattaattattgtattgtattgtattgtattgtattgtattgtattgtattatttgtttttagtaatccctatacccaatgtggggctcaaattcacaacccgagatcaagagttgcacactgtTCAGACCAGGCTAGCtaggtgcccccaatttttagATGTAAGTTAGAACTTTGTTGCTTACTTGTGTGGCCTTATAGGAAGTTTCCTTTTCAACTACTCTGTTTCAACTTCCCTGCATGTGAAATGGAGGCCACAGTACCTACTTCATAAAGTTGTAAAGACTAGAGAAAGTAATgggaaagcacttagcacagtacctgccATATTTTTAGCTCTTATTATTTCTATGTATAGTTTTATCTTCCCTGTTGGCAGGGACCAGGTCTGCTTCACCCATGTAACCCCGGGCACCAAAAAACATCTGTGACAAAAGATGAACGAAGGAGAGTCTGTCcttagaaggaaagaaacaggaaaaactgGATGCTAAAAGCAAAGCCAGTCAGTACCCAGTGCTAATTAGGGAATGAAGCAGGAGAACCCACGGGCCTGCCTCCTGGCCCACAGCCTCTGCTTCCATTCTGCTTACTGGGTGGCCTCTGATGAAGAGGAGGCTGGTTTCCATCAAAGCTCCCTTAGCCACAGTGTTAATCTTGTACCTTCCGTGCTCGACTGTTGGTTACAGGAAACTCGCCCAGGCTGTCATCATCCACTCGGGGATCTGGGGCGCCTCGCTTCTCCAGGGGGTCGGTGCGCAACAGAGCCTCTAAACTACTGCCATCTTGAGAGATCAGCCCCTCTTTCTTCAGGGTTTGGTCTGTGTCTGCAGGCAAGGTCAGGATGAGGCGAGGCTCACAAGGGCTGAAAGCAGACCGCTCTGGGTCTACAGAGTGTGAGGCCAGCCATAGACCAGTCACTGTCATTTGGTCTCTGGTTGCCCAAGACACTCCAGTTTACATGGCACCATAACTTATCTGTTTACCTGTCGCTTCTATTAGACTGAATTCTTTAAAGGAAAGAATGGCTTCTCATTCATTTTAGTATCTTCAGGATCTAGCATTGGCCCTGGTATATAATAGGTAATTAACAGGCCTCTTAACCATGCAGCAGGCCACACCCCTACTCAGGGAGGAGTGTGCTTTACCTGGTTTAATAGATGGGAAAGAAAGTCTTGGATCCTCAGGAGGATGGGCTCGCCGCTTTTTCCTCCAGCGCCGGGCAGGGTAGGAGTACAGCTGCCCAGAGGCCAATCCTGtggaaacaaagagagaaaagtcaAGCTCTAACCCAGTCCTAGGCAATAATATCAAACACTTTCTAGATGAgtagccctccccaccccatcccagccTTGAGTTCTAGAGCAAGGGAGGAATATGGACAGTGAGGGTCCAGGGGCGGGAGGAGGGACAGTTTGTGCAAAAGACAAATGGGTGTAGGCACAGGGGCTTTGGCTGACACATGGCTTCCAAGAGCCCAAAGACAGCCTCAGCAGGCAGCCCTGCAGAAAACAAAGATGCGGGTATGAACCTGTCTGCTTCATCCCCCCTGGGCTTCTAATCAAGACAAGACCATATTCATCCTTGGgcggaaagcaggaaggaaaacCCTTTCAGCTGGCTCATCACTGAAGCTGAGGaagctccttccttcctgtgcttCTGAGTGTGAACCCTCACCTGGACCCCGGTGGCGCTTTTCCATCCAGATATAACAGTTGCTCTGGGCTACTCCAGTCTGTGAGTCCAGGAAAGGAAGGCGTACACTGCGCTCAGCACAGAGGCGGGCATTGTAATTGTGGCACTGCTCCATGGCATCTTTGTAGTACTGCTCCCCGAGGCTGCGGAAAGACCAAGATCAGGGTAGAGCGGAGCACAGGGTGCTGAGCTATCCCTCCCTTGCCATCTGCTTCTTTAGAAGGTTCCAGGGACTGGGAGATCGTGGCTGGGTCCTATCTGCCTCCATTTCTGCCTCATGGGACACCAAGTCCCTTCACGAAGCCATTATGAGGAAAGgcactttataaataaattaccATCAGGAACACATGATCTCTCACGTGTCTAATCAGACCTAAGTCTAacccacagagagagaaagaaacgaATGTTCATTCTGTGCCTCTCTTGAGTCCAGCCTTGTGCTAGCCAAGATGCTGCTTCTCTTAACCCTCATGACTGAGAAGCAGAGGTTAGCTTCTTTTTATGAATGAGCAAAGGAGTTCAACAAGGTCTGGGGgacttattaaatatatttaacaaactaCGGCGTATCTATACAATGAAATTGTATTTAGCcatttgaaaaaaagagggaaactctTCATGTGCTGATATCAAACAATCTCCAAgatgagtagaaaaaaataagcGAGGTACAGTGGTGAGAAGTGTTAGGAGATGCTACCATTTACGTAACAAGAGGTGGAAAAGAAACCGTAGGCCTCCAGAGAGAAAGACTGGGGGCAATTTCTCTTCTATGCCATTTTataccttttgaattttgaaccatGCACAGGTTTCTCCCACTGACAGTTTCCTTTATGGcacttcacttttacaaaagacctacattagtacctgttttcactaaccAAAAGAGATTCAGAGAGGATTTTCGCTTTCAAGAAGTGGTAATTGCTTCGttgctttatgccatttcagCTTATGAACAGTTTCATAGGAACACTCTACTTTTGGATAGCCGGGGTGAGGCGGGGGACCTGTATTTAGACAACTAATTAATTCTATATACTAATTTTTACAGTCAGTGGAAAACATCTGAAAATACCTGAACTACCTTGAAGCCTACTTTTTTAGTGTACTATTAGAGTGATATAAAACCTGTTTGCTCAGAGGCCCATCCTAGGTCCTTTCCCATTCCCACCATCAAATTATTTACTCAAAGACTCAGCTTGAAATCTGTATCTTCTTTCACTCCAAAGACTCAGTTTGAAATCAAAATCAAAGgtaaaccttggggtgcctgggtggctcagtcggttaagccttggACTACTGGtttcacctcagatcatgatcttgaggttcgtgggtttgagcaccacactgggctctgcgctgacagcgtggaccctgcttgggattttctctctctctgctcctcccctgctcgtgtgtgcacgtgtgcactctctctctcaaaataaatgttaaaagaaaaaaaaaaaagaggtaaacctttaagtgctttaaaaagcaggaaaattaCACAGTGCCAGGAGCTACTTGGTTCTAAGAAGCATGTATGGAGAAACAATCTTGTTCTCACCCTTCACAGTTTAACAAGCACTTTATTAACGGAACTTAAACTAACTATAATGATTCGTATCTACATATTcaagcaatcttaaaaataaactgaaggcAGGGGTGGTTTCTTTGCCATAGTATCCCCAATACCCTCAAAGGCGTCTGGGACATCCTGACTTGACCTGGGAGTAAGACCTTGCATGGCCACAAGTCACCAGACAAATGTCGACATTTAATCAACCCCTGTGGAGCTCCAGCCCCTCTGCTACAGACTGGGGAGGTTGGACTAGATCAGCTCAAACATAGTCTGTGAAGGAGACCCCTAGCATGAGAAGCTGGACAGAGTATGTCTTGGTTGCTCATGTCCACAACTCAAGCTACACCAACAAACCATGCTCTGGAATCAGAGAGGGGGCTCTCACAGCAGCCGTAAGAGACTACTTAGGCACAGCCTACTTAGTATGTTCCCAAGCAACTGAAAAAGacacacaccatacacaagaCGGTGACAACACAAGACAGCCTGGCTTATTTCAATGAGCTGTAATGACTGTAATTTGAGGGAAGCATGAATCTTGTGTTGGAgagtaaagagaaaggaacaggcTCACAGTAGCTGGCCTTTAGGAGGCAGCCATGTCCTTACCACACAGAGGAAAATTGGATAAACACGGCTGAATGCTGCAGCTCCTTTGTTTCTGCTGATGGGAATTGATACTGACACTGGAAGtcaaatggaaggaaggatgagATGGACTTTGGGCTGCAAAGTCAGAGCAAGGAGGCTAGAATTGGTTTGGGGTGAAAGAGTGAGAGATGTTCTATCAAAGCCCTTGTGACTTAAGTGGGATTTCAGAAGGCGGTGCAAACGGTCTCCCGAGTAGAGAACTGGC includes these proteins:
- the DPF2 gene encoding zinc finger protein ubi-d4 isoform X3; amino-acid sequence: MAAVVENVVKLLGEQYYKDAMEQCHNYNARLCAERSVRLPFLDSQTGVAQSNCYIWMEKRHRGPGLASGQLYSYPARRWRKKRRAHPPEDPRLSFPSIKPDTDQTLKKEGLISQDGSSLEALLRTDPLEKRGAPDPRVDDDSLGEFPVTNSRARKRILEPDDFLDDLDDEDYEEDTPKRRGKGKSKGKGVGSARKKLDASILEDRDKPYACDNSFKQKHTSKAPQRVCGKRYKNRPGLSYHYAHSHLAEEEGEDKEDSQPPTPVSQRSEEQKSKKGPDGLALPNNYCDFCLGDSKINKKTGQPEELVSCSDCGRSGHPSCLQFTPVMMAAVKTYRWQCIECKCCNICGTSENDDQLLFCDDCDRGYHMYCLTPSMSEPPEGSWSCHLCLDLLKEKASIYQNQNSS
- the DPF2 gene encoding zinc finger protein ubi-d4 isoform X2, which translates into the protein MAAVVENVVKLLGEQYYKDAMEQCHNYNARLCAERSVRLPFLDSQTGVAQSNCYIWMEKRHRGPGLASGQLYSYPARRWRKKRRAHPPEDPRLSFPSIKPDTDQTLKKEGLISQDGSSLEALLRTDPLEKRGAPDPRVDDDSLGEFPVTNSRARKRILEPDDFLDDLDDEDYEEDTPKRRGKGKSKGKGVGSARKKLDASILEDRDKPYACDICGKRYKNRPGLSYHYAHSHLAEEEGEDKEDSQPPTPVSQRSEEQKSKKGPDGLALPNNYCDFCLGDSKINKKTGQPEELVSCSDCGRSGHPSCLQFTPVMMAAVKTYRWQCIECKCCNICGTSENDDQLLFCDDCDRGYHMYCLTPSMSEPPEGSWSCHLCLDLLKEKASIYQNQNSS
- the DPF2 gene encoding zinc finger protein ubi-d4 isoform X1 encodes the protein MAAVVENVVKLLGEQYYKDAMEQCHNYNARLCAERSVRLPFLDSQTGVAQSNCYIWMEKRHRGPGLASGQLYSYPARRWRKKRRAHPPEDPRLSFPSIKPDTDQTLKKEGLISQDGSSLEALLRTDPLEKRGAPDPRVDDDSLGEFPVTNSRARKRILEPDDFLDDLDDEDYEEDTPKRRGKGKSKGKGVGSARKKLDASILEDRDKPYACDICGKRYKNRPGLSYHYAHSHLAEEEGEDKEDSQPPTPVSQRSEEQKSKKGPDGLALPNNYCDFCLGDSKINKKTGQPEELVSCSDCGRSGHPSCLQFTPVMMAAVKTYRWQCIECKCCNICGTSENDVRVPTPHAWLRPPAALVRELPVSGKQDPPQHPSENLGSLARQVLLERQLRVSCRSRH